CGACTGTTTTAAAGAAAAGGAGGATGTATATGCAACTTAAGGGGAGCAAGACAGAGAAAAATCTGCTGACCGCCTTTGCCGGTGAGTCGCAGGCGCGCAACCGCTACACCTACTTTGCCAGCCAGGCAAAGAAGGAAGGATTTGAGCAGATTGCCTTCATTTTCGAGGAGACGGCCAATCAGGAAAAGGAGCACGCCAAGAGGGTCTTCAAGCTCCTCGAAGGAGGGGATGTGGAGATAACGGCGGCTTTTCCTGCGGGGGTCATAGGAAAAACAGCGGAAAATCTCAAGGCTGCCGCGGCAGGGGAAAACCATGAATGGACGGACATGTACCCCTCATTTGCCAGAGTTGCCCGGGAGGAAGGTTTCAAGGATATCGCCTCGATATTCGAGGCGATTGCTGTGGCCGAAAAGCAACACGAGAAACGCTACCTTGACCTCTTGGCCAATATTAAAGGAGGCACAGTGTTCAAAAAAGCCAAGCCTGTGGTCTGGCGCTGCCGAAATTGCGGCTATCTCCATGAGGGAACTGAGGCACCAGATAAATGTCCCGCCTGTGACCACCCCCAAGCTTACTTCGAACTCCTGGCCGAAAACTGGTAGGAGACACGACATCAAAACACACAAGGAGAAGGGCAATGACAAAGATATTAGAGATTTACAAGTGTGAGATCTGCTTATCTACACCGCTCAATCTTGATCCAGGGTAACTGTTCAGGTAGGCACAGAGGTACAATGCTTAGCTGTTTAATCAGGAAATTAAGCAGCAAATAGGCAAGACAACTTTGTGCCTCTCAAGCCTTTGCCCCTATTAACCTGAGTAGTTACCCTTAATACCAAGGATATTTTGAACGAGGAGAGGGAAAGAAAAACTCTGAAGGGTGAAGAATTTTAAAGAGGGGGGGGAAATATGTCTCATCATGTTGATCTTTCATTTCTGGATACGCCAGAGATTCTGAGTTTTATCTTTTATCCCCGGAGAGATTTTTATGTACCCGGGATAGGTAGCACCCATTTTATTGAGGTCGGGGAAAAAATCGAAATCGGCTGCAGGTTTTATTTAAAGGAAAGAGACTTCCCCTCCCTCCTCTATTTTCATGGTAATGGAGAAACAGTAGGGGATTACGAGTGGGTTGCACCTCTTTTCAACCAACGGGGGATCAATCTTTTTGTGGTTGATTACCGGGGCTATGGATTGAGTAATGGCCATCCGACAATCACCGATTTGATCAGAGATGCCCACCCTATTTTTGCGGGATTTAAAGGAATAATGAAAAGAGAGGGTTGCAGGGAAAACCTTTTCCTGATGGGTCGTTCCCTGGGAAGCGTCCCCGTAATTGAGCTGGCCTACCATTACCAGGATGAGATTAAAGGACTAATTATCGAAAGTGGCGGAGCTAATATCTTCTCTCGGCTCTTTGATCTCTTCGGCATCGAGGTTGAGGAATCTTTAAGGAGTAAATTGGAAGAGGCCTCTAATAAGGCAAAAATTCAACAGGTATACATTCCCACCTTAGTTATCCACGCCGAATTTGACACACTTGTACCCCTTCAGGAGGGTATAGAGCTCTATGAAAATTCTGGAGCTGAGGATAGAGAAATTTTTATTATCCCCGGCGCTGATCATAACAACTTGTGGCAGATTGGCGGAGACCAGTACTACCAGAAAATCGAAGGGTTTGTTAAGGCCCACTGAGGAAAGATCCCCTTCTGGGGAAAGTTACGGGATGACATTTTTATCCAGAAAGGGAAGTTTCACAGGATTAAATCAAAAAGATAATGAAAAACAGGGAAGTTGCTGAATTATTATACAATATTGGAGAGCTTCTTGAACTTAAAGGAGAGAACCCTTTTAAAATCAGGGCCTACAGTAAAGCTGCACGGGCTGTGGAAAATCTGAGCGCAGATATTGAAGAGATACGGGCGAAGAAAGAACTCCAGACAATACAGGGTATAGGAGCCGCAATTGCTAAAAAGATCGATGAATATCTGAGAACGGGAAGGCTTGAATACTATGAGGAACTCAGTAATGAAATACCGCGGGGCCTTAAAGAACTGCTGAAAGTACCAGGGATTGGACCGAAGACTATTCAGATAGTTTATCAGGAGGTAGGCACCACTGATATGGATTCCCTGGAAAAAGCTGCGAAATCCCATAAATTGCAGGGACTTCCGGGGTTCGGAGAAACAAAGGAAGAGAATATAATTAAAGCTATTAAAAGGTACCGGGAGAGAAGCGGCAGAATCCCCCTGGGAAAAGCTTATTCGTTGGTAGAGGAGATCTTCCATTTTTTGCAATATTATCTCACTACGGGGAAATTGGTGCCTGCCGGGAGTATGAGACGAGGTAAAGATACGGTGGGAGACATAGATCTTCTGGCCATCCATGATAATCCTTTCGGTTTAATAAATGCCTTTGTAAGTATGCCGCCGGTAGCACAGGTGCTGGGAAAGGGAACAACGAAAGCTTCTATTGTCACAAAAGAGGGGGTACAGGTGGACTTGAGAATACTCGAAGCAAGATCGTTCGGCACATCCATTCAGTATTTTACCGGTTCAAAGGAACATAACGTTAAATTAAGAAACCTCGCCCAGCAGAGGGGTTACAAGCTAAGTGAATATGAACTTGAAGATGTGAACTCCGGTGAGAAAATCTATTGTCTTGAAGAAGAGGAGCTCTATCGCCGTCTTGGTCTTCAGTACATCCCTCCAGAACTCAGGGAGGATACCGGAGAGATAGAGGCCGCATCGCAAGAATCACTTCCTGATCTTTTATCGCTTCAGGATTTAAGAGGGGATCTCCATGTCCACACCAACTGGAGCGATGGGAAAGACTCCATGGAAGATATGACAAAAGCTGCAAAAAATAGGGGATACAGTTACATCGGCATCACCGACCATTCAAAGTCATTGGGCATAGCGAGAGGGCTATCGGAAGAGCGGCTCCTCAAACAAATTGATGAAATTCACGAATTGAATGATAAACTAGACGGTTTTACGGTATTTGCTGGGATCGAGGTGGATATAAGGGCCGACGCTACTCTCGATTTCCCGGATAAGATCCTTGAAAACTGTGACTTTGTAGTAGCGGCGGTGCATTCGGCTCAGCAGCAGGATGAACGTACCATGACAGGCCGTATAATAAAGGCTATGGAAAACCCCAATGTGGACATCCTGGCCCATCCGTCAGGCAGGTTGATAGGAGAACGGGAACCGTACCTGGTAGATATGGAGGCGGTTCTTGAGGCCGCCAGACGTACGGGAACGATACTTGAGATCAATGCATTTCCTGCTCGCCTGGATCTGATTGATGTGTATGTCCGCAGGGCTAAAGATACGGGTATCAGGATTGCCATCGGTACCGATGCGCATTCGTCCGAACAGTTAGACCTTATGAGGTTCGGAGTTACAGTGGCACGACGGGGCTGGCTTGAGAAAAAAGATGTCATTAACACCCTTGAGGTGGATAAACTGCAATTCAAGCAATCATAATGGGCAAAAAGGAAGCCATGGGGCAGCTTATTGAGCTTATTGAAAGGTGGGGAGGCAGATTTTCTGCCGACCTCGGTATTGACTTGG
The sequence above is drawn from the Syntrophales bacterium genome and encodes:
- a CDS encoding rubrerythrin family protein; the encoded protein is MQLKGSKTEKNLLTAFAGESQARNRYTYFASQAKKEGFEQIAFIFEETANQEKEHAKRVFKLLEGGDVEITAAFPAGVIGKTAENLKAAAAGENHEWTDMYPSFARVAREEGFKDIASIFEAIAVAEKQHEKRYLDLLANIKGGTVFKKAKPVVWRCRNCGYLHEGTEAPDKCPACDHPQAYFELLAENW
- a CDS encoding alpha/beta hydrolase, with product MSHHVDLSFLDTPEILSFIFYPRRDFYVPGIGSTHFIEVGEKIEIGCRFYLKERDFPSLLYFHGNGETVGDYEWVAPLFNQRGINLFVVDYRGYGLSNGHPTITDLIRDAHPIFAGFKGIMKREGCRENLFLMGRSLGSVPVIELAYHYQDEIKGLIIESGGANIFSRLFDLFGIEVEESLRSKLEEASNKAKIQQVYIPTLVIHAEFDTLVPLQEGIELYENSGAEDREIFIIPGADHNNLWQIGGDQYYQKIEGFVKAH
- the polX gene encoding DNA polymerase/3'-5' exonuclease PolX, which translates into the protein MKNREVAELLYNIGELLELKGENPFKIRAYSKAARAVENLSADIEEIRAKKELQTIQGIGAAIAKKIDEYLRTGRLEYYEELSNEIPRGLKELLKVPGIGPKTIQIVYQEVGTTDMDSLEKAAKSHKLQGLPGFGETKEENIIKAIKRYRERSGRIPLGKAYSLVEEIFHFLQYYLTTGKLVPAGSMRRGKDTVGDIDLLAIHDNPFGLINAFVSMPPVAQVLGKGTTKASIVTKEGVQVDLRILEARSFGTSIQYFTGSKEHNVKLRNLAQQRGYKLSEYELEDVNSGEKIYCLEEEELYRRLGLQYIPPELREDTGEIEAASQESLPDLLSLQDLRGDLHVHTNWSDGKDSMEDMTKAAKNRGYSYIGITDHSKSLGIARGLSEERLLKQIDEIHELNDKLDGFTVFAGIEVDIRADATLDFPDKILENCDFVVAAVHSAQQQDERTMTGRIIKAMENPNVDILAHPSGRLIGEREPYLVDMEAVLEAARRTGTILEINAFPARLDLIDVYVRRAKDTGIRIAIGTDAHSSEQLDLMRFGVTVARRGWLEKKDVINTLEVDKLQFKQS